A section of the Oryza sativa Japonica Group chromosome 1, ASM3414082v1 genome encodes:
- the LOC4325745 gene encoding F-box protein At3g54460, with product MGGDEEEVAGDVRRKLGGYLRAVVSVSSDVGVEALAPLSPCSLFACGGVSLAPIPDGGGATPRSKGRACGGGGVVRQLRALVSSRCVEVEGRVLRAVARRGREGGGGDGEVEARAVVLFDVYLPVSVWSGWQFPRSRAAAAAAVFKHVSCNWDARNALLAFNWTSPDNPHCDDQYIWTCTDCHVLGCEVHQIPSVLNNDKSFDLHEIFKTLPSVMVEKRMQITRITPDEAASGVGIWSVPDDVLYKVLVRLKPRDLIRVAAACHHLRNLSASIMPCMKLKLFPHQEAAVEWMLRREQNLQVLEHPLYKGLCTMDGFPYYINVTSGEISTGSAPTVHDFCGGMFCDEPGLGKTVTALSLILKTHGTLAVPPPGMNVMWCMHKPDKKYGYYELSASNSSNGNIFLSGSKKLRKDVIREDTCSSESLNNGGSVVSTRSSRKRGRLVNPDLNMIAAHPSGKSPMSAPTGAHSTPATHVLKITKNLKHVRKNLMEAYSDGSVGNKRKRDATSELSETWVQCDACRKWRRLLDGTALDSSTAWFCSMNPDSARQKCSIPEESWDLKRKITYLPGFHKKGTPPGNEQNASFFTNILKEHAALIDSETMKALLWLAKLSPKKHIEMEAVGLTRPVLDARANIGKGARPYYKIFQAFGLVRKVEKGITRWYYPSMLDDLAFDSAALGIALEKPLDLVRLYLSRATLIVVPANLIDHWTTQIQRHVSSDTLNVYVWGDHKKPSAHNLAWDYDIVITTFSRLSAEWGPKKRSVLKQIHWFRVILDEGHTLGSSLALTNKLQMAVSLVASNRWILTGTPTPNTPTSQVAHLHPMLKFLHEEVYGQNYQSWDTGIHRPFEAQMEDGRSRLLQLLQRTMISARKQDLKNIPPCIKKITFLDFSEGHAKSYNELAVTIRRNILMADWNDPSHVESLLNPKQWKFRTTTIKNVRLSCCVAGHIKVAEAGQDIQETMDALMQLGLDPSSGEYQSIRYALLNGASCFRCRDWCRLPVVTPCRHLLCLDCVALDSEKCTLPGCGNHYEMQTPETRARPENPNPKWPVPKDLIELQPSYKQDDWDPDWQSTTSSKVAYLVNKLRSLKAENIKHGYSRNMANGACLSSQSSCQDHNNVEGRLPHTMPDKVIIFSQFLEHIHVIEQQLTIGGITYAGMYSPMPLGSKRSSLTKFKDDPACMALVMDGTAALGLDLSFVSYVFLMEPIWDRSMEEQVISRAHRMGATRPIFVETLAMRGTIEEQMLKLLQDSNACRQMVNKGTSSTDNEGARPHRSLHDFAESSYLAQLSFVKGSDAAEKL from the exons atgggcggcgacgaggaggaggttgcCGGTGACGTGCGCCGCAAGTTGGGGGGCTACCTCCGCGCCGTCGTCTCCGTTTCATCCGATGTGGGCGTGGAGGCGCTCGCGCCGCTTTCCCCGTGCTCGCTCTTCGCCTGCGGGGGCGTCTCCCTCGCGCCGATccccgacggcggtggcgcgacgCCGCGGTCCAAGGGGAGGGCGTGCGGCGGAGGGGGCGTCGTGCGGCAGCTGAGGGCGCTGGTGTCGAGCCGgtgcgtggaggtggaggggagggtgctgagggcggtggcgaggagggggagggagggaggaggaggggatggggaggtggaggcgagGGCGGTGGTGCTGTTCGACGTGTACCTCCCCGTCTCCGTCTGGTCGGGGTGGCAGTTCCCGCGGTcccgcgcggccgcggccgccgcggtctTCAAACACGTCAG ttgcaATTGGGATGCCAGGAATGCTTTGCTTGCTTTTAACTGGACCTCTCCTGACAATCCACACTGTGATGACCAGTATATTTGGACCTGCACCGATTGCCACGTCCTTGGTTGTGAGGTACATCAGATACCATCTGTATTGAATAATGATAAGTCGTTTGACCTGCATGAAATCTTCAAAACTCTACCTAGTGTTATGGTGGAGAAGAGGATGCAGATAACAAGAATAACACCAGATGAGGCAGCATCGGGAGTGGGTATTTGGTCTGTCCCTGATGATGTCTTGTATAAGGTGCTGGTTCGACTGAAACCCAGAGATTTGATTAGAGTTGCAGCTGCTTGTCATCATCTAAGGAATCTTTCTGCTTCTATCATGCCTTGCATGAAACTTAAGCTTTTTCCTCATCAAGAGGCAGCTGTTGAATGGATGCTAAGGAGGGAGCAGAACTTGCAGGTCCTAGAACATCCTCTATACAAGGGTTTGTGCACCATGGATGGTTTCCCTTATTACATAAATGTTACCTCTGGTGAAATATCCACTGGTAGTGCTCCAACTGTACATGATTTTTGTGGAGGTATGTTTTGTGATGAACCTGGGTTAGGGAAGACAGTGACTGCACTGTCTCTTATTCTGAAGACACATGGGACTCTGGCAGTCCCTCCACCAGGGATGAATGTTATGTGGTGCATGCATAAACCAGATAAAAAATATGGATACTACGAGCTTAGTGCTAGCAACTCTTCTAATGGAAACATCTTTTTGTCGGGATCAAAAAAGTTGCGAAAGGACGTGATTAGAGAAGATACATGTTCAAGTGAGTCACTGAATAATGGTGGTTCAGTTGTTAGTACAAGGTCATCAAGAAAGAGAGGCAGGTTAGTAAACCCTGATTTGAATATGATCGCTGCACATCCGAGTGGGAAGTCGCCAATGTCAGCACCAACTGGTGCTCATTCAACTCCAGCTACTCATGTGCTAAAGATTACCAAAAACTTGAAACATGTTAGGAAAAACCTCATGGAGGCATATAGCGATGGTTCAGTTGGCAATAAAAGGAAGAGAGATGCCACCTCTGAGTTAAGTGAAACCTGGGTTCAATGCGATGCTTGCAGAAAGTGGCGGAGATTATTGGACGGAACTGCACTTGATTCCAGTACAGCATGGTTTTGCAGCATGAACCCTGATTCTGCACGTCAGAAGTGCAGCATCCCAGAGGAATCTTGGGATTTAAAGCGAAAGATAACTTATTTGCCCGGATTTCACAAGAAAGGTACACCACCAGGAAACGAGCAAAATGCATCTTTTTTTACAAACATATTGAAAGAGCATGCTGCTTTGATCGATTCAGAAACCATGAAGGCTTTGTTGTGGTTGGCGAAACTTTCTCCCAAGAAACATATCGAGATGGAAGCAGTTGGTTTGACACGGCCAGTTCTAGATGCACGTGCTAACATAGGAAAGGGTGCCCGCCCGTATTACAAGATTTTTCAAGCATTTGGCCTTGTGAGGAAGGTTGAGAAAGGCATAACTCGATGGTATTATCCATCTATGCTTGATGATTTGGCATTTGATTCGGCTGCACTTGGAATTGCCCTTGAAAAGCCGCTGGATTTGGTGAGGCTTTATTTGTCTAGGGCAACCTTGATAGTGGTACCTGCTAACTTAATTGATCACTGGACAACACAGATACAGCGGCATGTTTCCTCGGACACACTTAATGTTTATGTATGGGGAGATCACAAGAAACCATCTGCTCACAACCTTGCATGGGACTATGACATTGTCATAACCACATTTAGTAGATTAAGTGCAGAATGGGGTCCAAAGAAGAGAAGTGTTTTAAAGCAGATCCATTGGTTTAGGGTAATATTAGATGAAGGACACACATTAGGTTCCAGTCTCGCCCTCACAAACAAATTGCAGATGGCTGTTTCATTGGTTGCTTCTAATAGATGGATTCTAACTGGTACCCCTACGCCAAACACACCAACTAGTCAAGTTGCTCACCTTCATCCCATGCTTAAGTTTCTTCATGAGGAAGTTTACGGTCAAAACTACCAGTCATGGGACACTGGAATTCATAGGCCTTTTGAGGCACAAATGGAAGACGGACGCAGTCGTCTCCTGCAGCTACTTCAGAGGACTATGATTAGTGCAAGGAAACAAGACCTGAAAAACATTCCTCCTTGCATAAAAAAGATAACTTTCCTGGACTTCAGTGAGGGGCATGCGAAAAGTTACAATGAACTGGCTGTTACTATCCGCAGAAATATATTGATGGCTGATTGGAATGACCCTTCTCACGTGGAATCACTTCTGAACCCCAAGCAATGGAAATTCCGTACTACAACTATTAAGAATGTGCGCTTGTCTTGTTGTGTTGCGGGGCATATCAAAGTAGCAGAGGCTGGTCAAGATATACAGGAAACAATGGATGCATTAATGCAGCTGGGCCTTGATCCTTCTTCGGGGGAGTATCAGTCCATAAGATATGCTCTTTTAAATGGTGCCAGCTGTTTCAG GTGCAGAGATTGGTGCCGCTTGCCTGTTGTCACGCCCTGTCGGCATCTGTTGTGCCTTGATTGTGTAGCTCTTGATAGTGAGAAATGCACGTTACCTGGCTGTGGCAACCATTATGAGATGCAGACTCCTGAAACTCGTGCACGGCCAGAAAATCCAAACCCAAAATGGCCAGTGCCCAAAGACCTAATTGAGTTGCAGCCTTCATATAAGCAG GATGACTGGGATCCAGACTGGCAGTCGACAACAAGCAGCAAAGTTGCTTATTTGGTTAATAAGTTGAGAAGTTTGAAGGCAGAAAACATAAAACATGGGTACTCTAGGAACATGGCCAATGGTGCTTGCCTTTCTAGTCAATCTTCTTGTCAAGACCATAATAATGTGGAGGGCAGGTTACCACACACAATGCCTGACAAAGTAATAATATTCTCTCAGTTTCTGGAGCATATCCATGTGATTGAGCAGCAG CTGACGATTGGGGGCATAACATATGCTGGAATGTACAGTCCCATGCCATTAGGCAGTAAG AGAAGTTCACTGACGAAGTTCAAAGATGATCCAGCATGCATGGCCTTAGTCATGGATGGAACTGCAGCACTGGGCCTTGATTTGAGTTTTGTCTCTTATGTTTTTCTGATGGAACCAATATGGGATAGGAG TATGGAGGAGCAAGTTATTAGTCGTGCACATCGTATGGGTGCTACTCGTCCCATATTTGTTGAGACTTTGGCCATGCGTGGTACCATCGAAGAGCAAATGTTAAAACTTTTACAG GATTCCAATGCTTGCAGACAAATGGTGAATAAAGGAACAAGCAGCACTGATAATGAAGGTGCTCGGCCTCACCGGAGCCTGCATGATTTTGCGGAAAGCAGTTATCTGGCGCAACTCAGCTTTGTGAAAGGATCTGACGCGGCGGAAAAATTATAG
- the LOC4325746 gene encoding PH, RCC1 and FYVE domains-containing protein 1, with protein sequence MSDASSDLAGGRAAPPVERDIEQAITALKKGAYLLKYGRRGKPKFCPFRLSNDESVLIWFSGKEEKHLRLSQVSRIVPGQRTAIFQRYPRPEKECQSFSLISHDRSLDIICKDKDEAEVWFAGLKTLISHSHQRKWRTESRSDIISSGATSPRTYTRRSSPLSSPFSSNDSVHKDGSDHYRLRSPFGSPPKNALDKAFSDVVLYAVPPKGFFPSDSNAGSVHSMSSGHSDNTNGHPRGIPMDAFRVSYSSAISSSSHGSGHDDGDALGDVFIWGEGTGEGILGGGSSRVGSSSSAKMDYLVPKPLEFAVRLDVQNISCGGRHAALVTKQGEIYSWGEESGGRLGHGVDCDVAQPKLIDSLAHMNIELVACGEYHTCAVTLSGDLYTWGDGTFKFGLLGHGNDVSHWVPKRVDGPLEGIHVSSISCGPWHTALVTSAGQLFTFGDGSFGVLGHGDRASLSVPREVESLKGLRTVRAACGVWHTAAVVEVMVGNSSSSNCSSGKIFTWGDGDKGRLGHGDKDSRFVPTCVAALVEPNFCQVACGHCLTVALTTSGHVYTMGSAVYGQLGNPQADGLLPVRVEGKLHKNFVEEISCGAYHVAVLTSRTEVYTWGKGANGRLGHGGTDDKNTPTLVEALKDKQVRSVVCGINFTAAICIHKWVSGSDQSMCSGCRQPFNLRRKRHNCYNCALVFCHSCSSKKSLKASLAPNPNKPYRVCDSCYSKLTKGLETDTNSSTKRGTVVQGFSETNEEELETRSNTQLSRLSSMESFKNMDSRYSKKNKKFEFNSTRVSPVPNGSSHWSGLNISRSFNPVFGSSKKFFSASVPGSRIVSRATSPVSRRTSPPRSTTPTPTLGGLTSPRVIANDAKPTNDSLSHEVLNLRSQVENLTRKSHLLEVELERTTKQLKEAIVIAGEETAKCKAAKEVIKSLTAQLKGMAERLPGGVTKNSKLPPLSGFPMPSELSSMATESLGSPSSVGEQISNGPNGLLASNGPSSVRIKAGHPEVGKNGSRLPEAESCHEAEWVEQDEPGVYITLTALPGGARDLKRVRFSRKRFSETQAEQWWQENRTRVYQHYNVRMVEKSASSIDNEIASR encoded by the exons atGTCGGACGCGTCGTCGGATCTCGCCGGCGGTCGGGCGGCCCCCCCCGTGGAGCGCGACATCGAGCAG GCTATCACCGCCCTTAAGAAAGGAGCTTACTTATTGAAGTATGGACGTAGGGGAAAACCAAAGTTCTGTCCATTTAGGTTATCCAAT GACGAATCTGTACTGATATGGTTCTCAGGGAAAGAGGAGAAACATCTAAGGTTGAGCCAAGTGTCCAGGATAGTTCCTGGGCAACGGACT GCAATTTTTCAGAGGTATCCACGACCTGAGAAGGAATGTCAGTCGTTTTCTCTGATTTCACATGATAGATCATTGGACATC ATTTGTAAAGATAAAGATGAGGCAGAAGTGTGGTTTGCTGGGCTGAAAACATTGATTTCACATAGCCATCAAAGAAAATGGAGAACAGAATCGAGAAGTGATATCATATCCTCTGGTGCAACTAGTCCAAGGACTTATACACGTCGGAGTTCTCCATTGAGTTCTCCCTTCAGTAGCAATGACAGTGTCCATAAG GATGGCAGTGATCATTACCGACTCCGGAGTCCATTTGGGAGTCCACCAAAGAATGCATTGGATAAGGCCTTTTCTGACGTTGTGTTATATGCAGTTCCTCCCAAGGGCTTCTTCCCATCAGATTCTAATGCCGGATCAGTCCACTCTATGTCGTCTGGACACTCAGATAACACAAATGGTCACCCAAGAGGCATCCCAATGGATGCTTTTCGGGTCAGTTATTCAAGTGCTATCAGTTCGTCAAGTCATGGTTCAGGTCATGATGATGGGGATGCTTTAGGTGACGTTTTCATATGGGGAGAAGGAACTGGGGAAGGAATTCTCGGTGGTGGTAGTTCAAGGGTTGGAAGCTCTTCTAGTGCAAAGATGGATTATCTTGTACCAAAACCATTAGAGTTCGCTGTGCGACTTGATGTGCAGAATATATCTTGTGGAGGAAGGCATGCTGCATTGGTCACTAAACAAGGGGAGATCTACTCTTGGGGTGAGGAATCAGGTGGCCGGCTTGGGCATGGTGTAGATTGTGATGTGGCACAACCAAAACTCATTGATTCTCTTGCTCACATGAACATAGAGCTGGTAGCATGCGGTGAATACCATACCTGTGCTGTTACACTATCTGGAGATCTGTATACATGGGGGGATGGCACCTTTAAATTTGGGCTTTTGGGTCATGGAAATGATGTCAGTCACTGGGTACCAAAAAGGGTTGATGGGCCATTAGAGGGTATACATGTATCATCAATTTCTTGTGGCCCTTGGCATACGGCCCTAGTAACTTCTGCTGGCCAGCTGTTCACATTTGGAGATGGATCTTTTGGTGTTCTAGGGCATGGAGATCGTGCAAGTCTTTCAGTCCCCAGGGAAGTAGAATCCCTAAAAGGTCTACGAACGGTTCGGGCAGCTTGTGGTGTTTGGCACACTGCTGCTGTTGTAGAAGTCATGGTTGGGAATTCAAGTTCTAGCAATTGTTCATCTGGCAAGATATTTACTTGGGGTGATGGAGATAAAGGCCGTTTAGGACATGGTGACAAGGACTCAAGATTTGTCCCAACATGTGTGGCTGCTTTGGTGGAGCCCAATTTTTGTCAAGTTGCTTGTGGGCATTGCTTGACAGTGGCTCTTACAACCTCAGGGCATGTATATACAATGGGTAGTGCTGTCTATGGTCAGCTTGGAAATCCACAAGCAGATGGTTTGCTTCCTGTACGTGTTGAAGGGAAGCTGCACAAAAACTTTGTAGAAGAAATTTCTTGTGGTGCTTATCATGTGGCTGTATTGACATCCAGGACTGAGGTGTACACGTGGGGTAAAGGTGCAAATGGTCGGTTAGGTCATGGTGGTACTGATGATAAGAATACTCCTACATTGGTTGAAGCATTGAAAGATAAGCAAGTCAGAAGTGTTGTGTGTGGAATTAACTTCACTGCAGCAATATGCATTCATAAATGGGTATCTGGAAGTGATCAGTCAATGTGCTCTGGATGCCGTCAGCCGTTTAACTTGAGGAGAAAACGTCATAATTGCTACAATTGTGCTCTAGTATTTTGTCATTCATGCAGCAGTAAAAAATCTTTGAAGGCTTCATTGGCGCCAAACCCGAACAAGCCTTACCGCGTCTGTGATAGTTGCTACAGCAAACTCACTAAGGGGCTTGAAACAGACACAAACTCCTCAACTAAGCGAGGCACTGTTGTACAGGGATTCAGTGAAACTAATGAGGAGGAGCTGGAAACACGGTCAAATACCCAACTGTCGAGATTGTCTTCTATGGAATCTTTTAAGAACATGGACAGTAGATATtcgaagaaaaacaaaaagtttGAATTCAACAGCACTCGTGTTTCCCCTGTTCCAAATGGCAGTTCACACTGGAGCGGGCTCAATATTTCAAGATCCTTCAATCCTGTATTTGGATCCTCAAAGAAGTTTTTTTCAGCATCTGTTCCTGGATCAAGAATTGTTTCTAGGGCAACATCACCTGTCTCAAGAAGAACAAGCCCTCCTAGATCGACAACCCCAACGCCTACTTTGGGTGGTCTAACTTCTCCTAGAGTTATTGCCAATGATGCCAAGCCTACAAATGATAGTCTAAGCCACGAGGTCTTGAATTTGAGGTCCCAG GTGGAGAATCTTACTAGGAAGTCTCATCTTCTGGAAGTTGAGCTGGAGAGAACTACGAAACAATTGAAGGAAGCAATTGTAATTGCTGGGGAGGAAACTGCCAAGTGCAAGGCTGCAAAAGAAGTAATCAAATCACTCACGGCACAA TTGAAGGGAATGGCAGAGAGATTGCCTGGAGGAGTAACCAAGAATAGCAAACTGCCGCCCCTATCTGGATTTCCTATGCCAAGTGAGCTATCATCCATGGCTACAGAAAGTTTGGGTAGCCCAAGCAGTGTAGGAGAACAAATTTCAAATGGTCCTAATGGGCTGCTTGCTTCTAATGGACCAAGTTCTGTTAGAATCAAGGCAGGTCATCCAGAAGTTGGCAAAAATGGTAGTAGACTGCCTGAAGCAGAATCATGCCATGAGGCTGAATGGGTGGAGCAAGACGAACCAGGCGTTTACATCACTCTAACCGCCTTGCCTGGAGGTGCGAGAGATCTCAAGCGGGTTCGGTTCAG CCGGAAGAGATTCAGCGAGACCCAGGCAGAACAATGGTGGCAGGAGAACAGGACAAGGGTATACCAGCATTACAATGTTCGGATGGTTGAAAAATCAGCCTCCAGTATCGATAATGAGATTGCATCTCGGTGA